GCCCGTCAAGCACCCCGGCGACATCTTCTTCAAGACCGCCCACAAGTTCGGCCTCGGCGCCGAGACCGGCGTGGACCTGCCGGGCGAGGTGAAGGGCCGCGTCCCCGACCGCCAGTGGAAGCAGCGGTTCTGGGCGGCCAACAAGGACGACTGGTGCAAGACCGGCAAGAAGGGCGGCACCTACGTCGAGCTGCTCAACTACGAGAACTGCCTCGAAGGCAACCTCCTGCGCGCCGGTGACGCCGTCAACTACTCGATCGGCCAGGGCGACACGCTCGTCACGCCCATCCAGATGGCCACCATCTACGCAGCCATCTCCAACGGCGGCACCATGTGGAACCCGACCATCGGCAAGGCCATCGTCAGCGCCGACGGCAAGAGCGTCCAGCAGATCCGGCCCAAGGCGCACGGCAGGCTGCCCATGGACGAGAAGACCCGGCGGCAGATGGTGGGAGCGCTGGAGGGCGTCGCCACCCGGGGCACCGCCGCCTGGCGCTTCGGCGGCTGGCCGCAGAAGCAGATCCCGATGCACGCCAAGACCGGTACCGCCGAGGTCTACGGCAAGCAGACGACCTCCTGGTTCGCCACGTTCACCGACGACTACACGATCGTGATGACGATCTCCCAGGGCGGCACCGGCTCCGGCGCCTCCGGCCCCGCCGTGCGCAACGTCTACAACGCCATCTACGGTCTCGACATGACCGGCAAGCAGGACCTGGCCAAGGCCCTGCTCCCCAAGCCGCAGGCGCAGCTGCCCGCCATCCAGGCGGACGGCTCCATCGAAGCCCCCGAGATCAAGCCGTACGTGCCGCCGTCCCCCGAGGACGTGCCGCCGCCACTCGCGGGACCGCCCGCGCCGCCCGTTGCCAGGCAGGACTGAGGACCCGATGCAGACCGCCAACAAGTTCTCCGTCTCCCGGTACGCGCCCGAGCAGCGCGGGGCGCTGGCCAGGCTCACCGCGCGCGACTCGGTGCTGCGCCGGCTCGACTGGCCGATACTCCTCTCCGCGATCGCGCTGTCCTTCATCGGCTCGCTGCTGGTGTGGTCGGCGACCCGCAACCGGACCAACCTGAACCAGGGCGACCCGTACTACTTCCTGGAGCGGCACGTCCTGAACACCGGGATCGGCCTGGTGCTGATGATCGGGACCGTGTGGCTGGGCCACCGCACCCTGCGGGGCGCGGTGCCGATCCTGTACGGGCTCTCGCTCGTGCTCGTCCTCGCCGTCCTCACCCCGCTCGGCGCGACCATCAACGGCGCGCACGCCTGGATCGTGATCGGCGGCGGGTTCTCCCTCCAGCCCTCCGAGTTCGTGAAGATCACGATCATCCTGGGCATGGCGATGCTGCTGGCGACCCGGGTCGACGCCGGTGACCTCGACCATCCCGACCACCGCACGGTGGTGAAGGCGCTGTGCCTTGCCGCCGCCCCGATGGGCATCGTCATGCTGATGCCCGACCTCGGTTCGGTCATGGTGATGGTCGTCATCGTGCTCGGTGTGCTGCTCGCCTCCGGCGCCTCCAACCGCTGGGTGCTGGGGTTGATGGGCGCGGGCGCGGCCGGGGCCGTCCTCGTCTGGCAGCTCGGGATCCTGGACGAGTACCAGATCAACCGCTTCGCCGCCTTCGCCAACCCCGAACTCGACCCGGCGGGCGTCGGCTACAACACCAACCAGGCGCGGATCGCGATCGGCTCCGGCGGCCTGACCGGCTCGGGACTGTTCAAGGGCTCCCAGACCACCGGGCAGTTCGTGCCGGAGCAGCAGACCGACTTCGTCTTCACGGTGGCGGGGGAGGAGCTGGGCTTCATCGGGGCCGGGCTGATACTGGTCCTGCTCGGCGTGGTGCTGTGGCGCGCCTGCATGATCGCCCGGGAGACCACCGAGCTGTACGGGACGATCGTCTGCGCCGGGATCATCGCCTGGTTCGCCTTCCAGGCCTTCGAGAACATCGGGATGACCCTGGGCATCATGCCGGTGGCGGGGCTGCCGCTGCCGTTCGTCTCCTACGGAGGATCGTCGATGTTCGCCGTGTGGGTGGCGGTGGGGCTGCTCCAGTCGATCAAGGTGCAGCGGCCGCTGTCGGCCTGATCCGGCCGATCGGCGGGCAACCTTCCGTTTCTTTTCACGTCGTGATCCGTTCAGAGCTACGTTCGAAGCATGGCGGACACGAAACGAGAGATCGAACGGAAATTCGAGTTCACTTCGGCCGCGACGAAGAGGCTGCCGGACCTGACGGGCACGGCCGGGATCACGGCCGTGCGCCGGCAGGGCACCACCCGCCTCGACGCCGTCTACTACGACACCCCCGACCTGAGGCTCGCCGCCGACGGCCTCACCCTGCGCCGCCGCACCGGCGGCGCTGACGAAGGCTGGCACCTCAAACTCCCCGTCTCCCCGGGCGTCCGCGACGAGATCGCGGCCCCGCTCGGTGACGACACCGTCCCCCGCCCCCTCGCCTCCCTCCTGCGCTCCCGCACCCGCGAAGCCGAACTCGCCCCCCAGGTCCGGCTCCTGTCCAAGCGCAAGGTCACGCACCTCCTCGATGCCGACGGAACCCTGCTCGCCGAACTGAGCACCGACACCGTCACCGCCGAACGGGGCCCCGCCACCGCCGCCTGGACCGAAGTCGAGGTCGAGCTCGCCGACGGCGCCGACCCCCTCCTCCTCGACGCCGTGGAGAAGGCCTTCCGCAAAGCCGGCCTCAAGGTCAGCGACGCCCCCTCCAAACTGGCCCGGGCCCTCGCCGAGACCGGCGCCGCCCCGCCCGCCCGGCCCGCACCCGGCCCCGCCGACGACACCGCCGGCGCGCGCGTCCTCACGTACCTGCGAGAGCAGCGCGAGGCCCTGATCACCCATGACCCCGCCGTACGCCGCGGCCTGCCCGACTCCGTCCACCAGATGCGCGTCGCCACCCGCCGCATGCGCAGCGCCCTCGCCACCTACCGCAACGTCCTCGACCGCACGGCCACCGACCCACTGCGCGCCGAACTGCGCTGGCTCGCCGCCGAACTCGGCGTCGACCGCGACCAGGAAGTCCTCCAGGAACGGCTGCACACCCGGCTGGGTGAACTCGACGTCACCCTGCTCCTGGGCCCCGTCCGCGCCCGCCTGCGCATCTGGGACACCGTCCGGCGCACCGAATCGCGCCTGCGCGCCCTCGCCGCCCTCGACAGCGAGCGGTACCTGGCCCTCCTCGACTCCGTCGACGCCCTGCTCGCCGACCCGCCGCTGCGCAAAGCCGCGACCCACCCTGCCGCGAAAGTCCTGGCCAAGGCGGTACGGCGCGACCACGACCGGCTCGCCCGCAAGGTGAAGCGCGCCCTCGCCCAGGGCGCCGGCCACGAGCGCGACCTCGCCCTGCACGAAGCCCGCAAGGCCGCCAAACGCGCCCGCTACGCGGCGGACGCCGCCGCCCCCGCGCTCGGCAAGCCCGCCGAGCGCCTCGCCGAAGCCACCAAGAAGGTGCAGACCCTGCTCGGCGACCACCAGGACGGCGTCGTCGCCCGCGAGGCACTGCGGGGCCTCGCCGCCCAGGCGGCCGGGGCCGGGGAGTCCGCCTTCACCTGGGGCCTGCTGTACGGCCGCGAGGAAACCCTCGCCGAGCGGTACGAACGGCAGCTGCCGAAGGTGTGGAAGAAGGCCTCCGCCCGGGGCGCCGCCTTCGCCCGCGGCCGCTGACCGGAGCGTTGATCACTGCGGCGGGGGGCGGCCGGGACGCGCGGTACGCTAGAGAGTCGCCCCCTGCCCGCTTCACGAAAGTCGCGTGATGTCCGAGTCGGTCTTCCCACAGCTCGAAGCTCTGCTCCCGCATGTGCAGAAGCCCATCCAGTACGTCGGTGGTGAGCTCAACTCCACCGTCAAGGCCTGGGACGAGTGCGACGTCCGCTGGGCGCTGATGTACCCGGACGCGTACGAGGTCGGGCTGCCCAACCAGGGCGTCATGATCCTCTACGAAGTGCTCAACGAGCGGGAGGGCGTGCTCGCCGAGCGCACCTACAGCGTGTGGCCGGACCTCGAAGCGCTGATGCGCGAGCACCAGGTCCCGCAGTTCACCGTCGACTCCCACCGCCCCGTCGGTGCCTTCGACGTGTTCGGGCTCTCCTTCTCCACCGAGCTCGGCTACACCAACATGCTGACGGCGCTGGACCTCGCGGGCATCCCGCTGGAGGCCCGCAACCGTACGGTCGACCACCCCATCGTGCTCGCCGGCGGCCACGCCGCCTTCAACCCCGAGCCGATCGCGGAGTTCATCGACTGCGCGATCATCGGCGACGGCGAGCAGGCCGTCCTGGACATGACCGAGATCATCCGGACCTGGAAGGCCGAGGGCCGCCCGGGCGGGCGCGAGGAGGTCCTCCTGCGGCTGGCCAAGACCGGCCAGGTCTACGTCCCCGGCTTCTACGACGTCGACTACCTGCCGGACGGCCGCATCGCGCGCGTCGCCCCGAACCGGTCGGGCGTCCCGTACCGGGTCTCCAAGCACACGGTCATGGACCTCGACGAGTGGCCGTACCCCAAGCAGCCGCTGGTCCCGCTGGCCGAGACCGTCCACGAGCGGATGTCCGTCGAGATCTTCCGCGGCTGCACCCGCGGCTGCCGTTTCTGCCAGGCCGGCATGATCACGCGCCCCGTGCGGGAGCGAAGCATCACCGGCATCGGCGAGATGGTCGAGAAGGGCCTCAAGGCCACCGGCTTCGAGGAGGTCGGCCTCCTGTCGCTGTCCTCCGCGGACCACACCGAGATCGCGGACATCGCCAAGGGCCTGGCCGACCGCTACTCGGACGACAAGGTGGGCCTGTCCCTCCCGTCGACCCGCGTGGACGCGTTCAACGTGGACCTGGCCAACGAACTGACCCGCAACGGGCGCCGCTCCGGCCTCACCTTCGCCCCCGAGGGCGGCTCCGAGCGGATGCGCAAGGTCATCAACAAGATGGTCTCGGAAGAGGACCTCATCCGCACCGTCGCCACCGCGTACGGCAACGGCTGGCGCCAGGTGAAGCTGTACTTCATGTGCGGGCTGCCGACGGAGACCGACGAGGACGTCCTCCAGATCGGCGACATGGCCGTCAACGTCATCGCCAAGGGCCGCGAGGTCTCCGGCCAGAACGACATCCGCTGCACGGTGTCGATCGGCGGGTTCGTGCCGAAGCCGCACACCCCCTTCCAGTGGGCCCCGCAGCTGTCGGCGGAGGAGACGGACGCGCGCCTGACGAAGCTGCGCGACAAGATCCGCGGCGACAAGAAGTACGGCCGCTCCATCGGCTTCCGCTACCACGACGGCAAGCCCGGCATCGTGGAAGGCCTCCTCTCCCGCGGCGACCGCCGCATCGGCGACGTGATCCGCGCGGTCTACGAGTCCGGCGGCCGCTTCGACGGCTGGCGCGAGCACTTCTCCTACGACCGCTGGATGCAGGCGGCGGAGAAGACCCTGCCCGCCTACGGCGTGGACGTGGCCTGGTACACCACCCGCGAGCGCACGTACGAAGAGGTCCTCCCCTGGGACCACCTCGACTCGGGCCTCGACAAGGACTGGCTCTGGGAGGACTGGCAGGACGCCCTCGACGAAACCGAGGTCGACGACTGCCGCTGGACCCCGTGCTTCGACTGCGGCGTGTGCCCCCAGATGGACACCCAGATCCAGATCGGCCCGACGGGCAAGAAGCTGCTCCCGCTGTCGGTCGTCAAGTAACGCCTGGGTATCGAGAGGCCCCCCGCCGCAACGGCGGGGGGCCTCTCGTGTGTCCGTATGTTCATGGAACAAGACAATCCGCACCCGGCGCAGGGAGAAGGCTGCCTGGTCGGGGCCCTGCGCATCCCCGTGAAGATCGTGGCGGTGCTGATCGTGCTGCCCGTACGGGTGGTCTGCGAACTGCTCGCCGCCCTCGGCCGCGGGCTCGTGCGGTACGTGCTCGCGCCGCTGTGGACGTACGTGCTGGAACCGGTGGCGCGCGCCGTCGGGTGGGTGGTGGCCACCCTGCTCAAGCTGGTCTTCGTCTGGCCGTGGGCAGCCCTGTGGCGCTACGTGCTGCGGCCGGTGGGGGCCTGGGTGTACGCCTACCTCCTCGCCCCCGCCGGCCGGCTGCTCTACGCCTTCCTGCTGCGGCCCTTGGCGGTGCTGACCTGGCAGTACGTGCTCGTGCCCGTCGGGCGGGCCCTGGTGTGGCTGGCCGTGACCGCGTACCGGTACCTGCTGCTGCCCCTCTACCGGTACGTGCTCACCCCGGTCGGGCAGGCCCTCGCCTGGGCCTGGCACGTGG
This Streptomyces sp. NBC_00539 DNA region includes the following protein-coding sequences:
- a CDS encoding CYTH and CHAD domain-containing protein, encoding MADTKREIERKFEFTSAATKRLPDLTGTAGITAVRRQGTTRLDAVYYDTPDLRLAADGLTLRRRTGGADEGWHLKLPVSPGVRDEIAAPLGDDTVPRPLASLLRSRTREAELAPQVRLLSKRKVTHLLDADGTLLAELSTDTVTAERGPATAAWTEVEVELADGADPLLLDAVEKAFRKAGLKVSDAPSKLARALAETGAAPPARPAPGPADDTAGARVLTYLREQREALITHDPAVRRGLPDSVHQMRVATRRMRSALATYRNVLDRTATDPLRAELRWLAAELGVDRDQEVLQERLHTRLGELDVTLLLGPVRARLRIWDTVRRTESRLRALAALDSERYLALLDSVDALLADPPLRKAATHPAAKVLAKAVRRDHDRLARKVKRALAQGAGHERDLALHEARKAAKRARYAADAAAPALGKPAERLAEATKKVQTLLGDHQDGVVAREALRGLAAQAAGAGESAFTWGLLYGREETLAERYERQLPKVWKKASARGAAFARGR
- the rodA gene encoding rod shape-determining protein RodA, translated to MQTANKFSVSRYAPEQRGALARLTARDSVLRRLDWPILLSAIALSFIGSLLVWSATRNRTNLNQGDPYYFLERHVLNTGIGLVLMIGTVWLGHRTLRGAVPILYGLSLVLVLAVLTPLGATINGAHAWIVIGGGFSLQPSEFVKITIILGMAMLLATRVDAGDLDHPDHRTVVKALCLAAAPMGIVMLMPDLGSVMVMVVIVLGVLLASGASNRWVLGLMGAGAAGAVLVWQLGILDEYQINRFAAFANPELDPAGVGYNTNQARIAIGSGGLTGSGLFKGSQTTGQFVPEQQTDFVFTVAGEELGFIGAGLILVLLGVVLWRACMIARETTELYGTIVCAGIIAWFAFQAFENIGMTLGIMPVAGLPLPFVSYGGSSMFAVWVAVGLLQSIKVQRPLSA
- a CDS encoding TIGR03960 family B12-binding radical SAM protein, which translates into the protein MMSESVFPQLEALLPHVQKPIQYVGGELNSTVKAWDECDVRWALMYPDAYEVGLPNQGVMILYEVLNEREGVLAERTYSVWPDLEALMREHQVPQFTVDSHRPVGAFDVFGLSFSTELGYTNMLTALDLAGIPLEARNRTVDHPIVLAGGHAAFNPEPIAEFIDCAIIGDGEQAVLDMTEIIRTWKAEGRPGGREEVLLRLAKTGQVYVPGFYDVDYLPDGRIARVAPNRSGVPYRVSKHTVMDLDEWPYPKQPLVPLAETVHERMSVEIFRGCTRGCRFCQAGMITRPVRERSITGIGEMVEKGLKATGFEEVGLLSLSSADHTEIADIAKGLADRYSDDKVGLSLPSTRVDAFNVDLANELTRNGRRSGLTFAPEGGSERMRKVINKMVSEEDLIRTVATAYGNGWRQVKLYFMCGLPTETDEDVLQIGDMAVNVIAKGREVSGQNDIRCTVSIGGFVPKPHTPFQWAPQLSAEETDARLTKLRDKIRGDKKYGRSIGFRYHDGKPGIVEGLLSRGDRRIGDVIRAVYESGGRFDGWREHFSYDRWMQAAEKTLPAYGVDVAWYTTRERTYEEVLPWDHLDSGLDKDWLWEDWQDALDETEVDDCRWTPCFDCGVCPQMDTQIQIGPTGKKLLPLSVVK